The proteins below come from a single Eubacterium limosum genomic window:
- a CDS encoding penicillin-binding transpeptidase domain-containing protein, with protein MHRMKKYLPFMIGGVVLLVVLIGLVVWSNRQTPERVLNRYVQYVNEGRYEAVYDKLLSDKAKGYADRQTFIDQYKNIYGGIEARNIKISNIVKSDESTDNYTYLKYDYEMDTVAGHYKGGTSARITKKTNGWTIEWNEGMILPSFSKWQTVSVVPTTAERGSIYDRNGNLLAGKGQVLEVGIVPGKLNAETKDADFQSMAALLDIKTEDIQSKLSQGWVTDDVRVPIATIDLSDTALEAQLLGIAGIYTDTTEVRTYPYGEKASQLTGYVQSISPEVLEDRKEKGYTESSVIGKTGLEAAYESRLRGKDGCKIVVDQGVDNYQDEAGNWIQRPRIWTVVEDPAEKGEDITVTIDASLQTKIYDQFASDRSSSVAINPKTGEVLALVSTPSFDANTFISGFSEEAWNALSSDPSMPLQNRFESAYTPGSSFKPLTAGVGMTSGKLDPNADFGPSGSSWQKDPSWGDLLITTLQGYDGPANLENALVYSDNIYFAKAALQMGGAAFKNGLEKSGFGQELDFPLPLAKSQISNSGNFADEGQLAQSGYGQGEILVNPVHMASVYSAFVNDGSMIKPVLEYSETPQFWYPDAFSKEAADTIRNDLIQVIENPAGTAHEAHLDGVTLAGKTGTAEIKASQEDTSGTELGWFNAFIADSDSPEQLLVVSMVEDVKDRGGSHYLVPKVRSIF; from the coding sequence ATGCACCGTATGAAAAAGTATTTGCCTTTTATGATTGGCGGCGTTGTGTTGTTGGTGGTATTGATCGGTCTGGTTGTCTGGAGTAACCGGCAGACACCGGAAAGGGTATTGAACCGGTATGTCCAATATGTCAATGAAGGCCGCTATGAGGCGGTGTATGACAAACTGTTATCCGATAAAGCCAAGGGCTACGCAGACCGGCAGACCTTTATTGACCAGTACAAAAATATTTACGGCGGCATTGAGGCGCGCAATATAAAAATAAGCAATATCGTAAAAAGCGATGAGAGCACAGATAATTACACCTATCTCAAATATGATTATGAGATGGACACCGTCGCGGGCCATTATAAGGGCGGAACCAGTGCGCGCATCACCAAAAAAACAAACGGCTGGACCATCGAATGGAATGAGGGGATGATTCTTCCCAGCTTTTCAAAGTGGCAGACGGTTTCTGTGGTGCCGACCACAGCGGAACGCGGCAGCATTTATGACCGCAATGGAAATCTCCTGGCGGGAAAAGGGCAGGTTCTGGAGGTTGGCATTGTTCCTGGGAAGCTGAATGCTGAGACGAAGGACGCAGACTTTCAGTCTATGGCGGCTCTGCTTGACATAAAAACAGAGGATATCCAGTCAAAGCTTTCCCAGGGCTGGGTGACCGATGATGTGCGTGTGCCTATCGCCACCATTGATCTGTCAGACACGGCGCTCGAAGCACAGCTTTTGGGCATTGCCGGCATCTATACGGATACAACCGAGGTGCGGACTTATCCGTATGGTGAAAAGGCCTCTCAGCTGACCGGCTATGTACAAAGTATATCCCCTGAGGTGCTGGAGGACCGCAAGGAGAAAGGATACACGGAGAGCTCTGTCATTGGAAAGACAGGCCTGGAGGCCGCCTATGAAAGCCGGCTCCGCGGGAAGGACGGATGTAAGATTGTGGTTGACCAGGGCGTTGATAATTATCAGGATGAAGCGGGGAACTGGATTCAAAGGCCCAGAATATGGACAGTGGTCGAGGACCCGGCCGAAAAGGGAGAGGATATCACTGTAACCATTGACGCTTCACTCCAGACCAAAATTTATGATCAGTTTGCATCAGATAGAAGCAGCTCTGTAGCCATAAACCCCAAAACTGGAGAGGTGCTGGCACTTGTCAGTACGCCTTCCTTTGACGCCAATACTTTCATCAGCGGATTCTCCGAGGAGGCGTGGAACGCGCTGAGCTCGGATCCCTCCATGCCACTTCAAAACCGCTTTGAGTCCGCCTACACACCGGGCTCATCCTTTAAACCACTGACCGCGGGGGTAGGCATGACAAGCGGGAAGCTTGACCCCAATGCGGACTTTGGCCCAAGCGGTAGCAGCTGGCAGAAAGACCCATCCTGGGGAGACTTGTTGATCACGACCCTCCAGGGATATGACGGGCCGGCTAATCTTGAAAACGCGCTGGTCTACTCAGACAATATTTATTTTGCCAAGGCAGCACTGCAGATGGGTGGTGCAGCTTTTAAAAATGGATTGGAAAAATCTGGCTTTGGTCAGGAACTGGACTTCCCGCTGCCACTGGCCAAGTCTCAGATTTCCAATTCCGGTAATTTCGCGGATGAAGGACAGCTTGCTCAGAGCGGTTATGGTCAGGGGGAGATTCTGGTCAATCCAGTACACATGGCCTCAGTCTATTCGGCCTTTGTCAATGATGGCAGTATGATTAAACCCGTGTTAGAATACAGTGAAACCCCGCAGTTCTGGTATCCGGACGCTTTCTCTAAGGAGGCCGCCGACACCATACGCAACGATCTGATCCAGGTCATTGAAAATCCGGCCGGCACTGCCCATGAAGCCCATTTGGATGGTGTGACCCTGGCAGGTAAAACGGGTACAGCGGAAATCAAAGCCTCACAGGAGGATACGAGCGGCACTGAGCTTGGTTGGTTCAACGCTTTTATTGCGGATTCGGACAGTCCAGAGCAGCTTTTGGTAGTAAGCATGGTCGAGGATGTCAAGGACCGTGGCGGAAGCCATTACCTTGTACCAAAGGTGCGCAGCATATTCTGA
- a CDS encoding methylated-DNA--[protein]-cysteine S-methyltransferase, translating to MSDVRIYTCQYASPLGGITMASDGSALTGLWFDGQKYFGDTLPEQYEAGELPVFDAAKKWLDIYFQGKSPDFTPPLLLDASPFRRAVWEILLTIPFGETMTYGEISDKIAKQRGAARMSAQAVGGAVGHNPISIIVPCHRVVGTSGSLTGYAGGIDKKVKLLTLEKAEMSGFFIPKKGTAL from the coding sequence ATGTCAGATGTAAGGATTTATACTTGTCAATACGCTTCGCCCCTGGGCGGGATTACAATGGCCAGCGACGGCTCAGCGCTGACGGGGCTTTGGTTTGACGGACAGAAATACTTTGGGGATACGCTGCCAGAGCAATACGAAGCGGGGGAACTGCCTGTCTTTGATGCGGCAAAAAAATGGCTGGATATTTATTTTCAGGGGAAGTCACCTGATTTTACACCGCCGCTGCTGCTTGATGCCAGCCCCTTTCGCAGGGCAGTATGGGAAATACTGCTTACGATTCCTTTTGGGGAAACTATGACTTACGGGGAAATCTCGGATAAAATCGCAAAGCAAAGGGGCGCTGCCAGAATGTCCGCGCAGGCGGTCGGGGGCGCTGTGGGACACAATCCGATTTCCATTATTGTGCCCTGCCACAGGGTAGTGGGAACGAGCGGCAGCCTGACAGGCTACGCGGGAGGCATTGATAAAAAAGTAAAGCTGCTTACACTGGAAAAAGCAGAGATGTCGGGCTTTTTTATTCCTAAAAAGGGAACGGCGCTGTAA
- a CDS encoding pyridoxamine 5'-phosphate oxidase family protein: MMRNPEQTVGNMADKASMALISYIDGEGYPVTRAMLKPREREGIKTFWFTTNTSSNKVKHFRQNPKASIYFVDRCYFRGASLSGTVEVLETPEAKERIWRDGDTMYYSKGVTDPDYCVLKFTATKGSYYSNFNSEDFEV; the protein is encoded by the coding sequence ATGATGAGAAACCCAGAACAGACAGTCGGCAATATGGCGGATAAAGCCAGTATGGCTCTGATCAGCTATATTGACGGGGAGGGGTATCCGGTCACAAGGGCCATGCTGAAGCCCAGAGAGCGGGAGGGGATAAAAACTTTCTGGTTTACCACCAATACCTCCTCCAATAAGGTAAAGCATTTCCGTCAAAACCCTAAGGCGAGTATCTATTTCGTCGACAGGTGTTATTTCCGTGGAGCTAGCCTGAGCGGAACCGTCGAGGTTTTAGAGACGCCCGAGGCCAAGGAGCGGATCTGGCGGGACGGTGATACCATGTATTACAGTAAGGGCGTTACGGACCCTGACTACTGTGTGTTGAAATTCACAGCCACGAAAGGCAGCTATTACAGTAATTTTAATTCAGAAGATTTTGAAGTGTAA
- a CDS encoding DNA-3-methyladenine glycosylase family protein, giving the protein MNFRYGTEATDYLKQKDKKLGEVIEKIGIIERAADTDLFASVVHHIVGQQISTKAQATIWQRINDTFGVLNADVILGAGIDRLQGFGITFRKAEYITDFAEKVKTGAFDLEGIWDKSDEEAIASLVSLKGIGVWTAEMILLFCMERQDVFSYDDLAIRRGLRMVYHHREIDRERFERYRRRYSPYCSVASLYLWAVAGGAVPEMKDYAPKRKPVKKKKACKAAE; this is encoded by the coding sequence ATGAATTTCCGCTACGGCACAGAAGCAACCGATTATCTGAAGCAAAAGGATAAAAAACTGGGTGAAGTCATTGAGAAAATTGGTATAATTGAGCGCGCCGCAGATACGGATTTGTTCGCATCGGTTGTTCACCATATTGTTGGCCAGCAGATTTCAACAAAGGCTCAGGCGACGATATGGCAGCGGATTAACGACACTTTCGGTGTGCTAAACGCTGACGTCATTTTAGGCGCAGGCATCGACAGGCTGCAGGGCTTTGGCATAACCTTCCGCAAAGCGGAGTATATTACCGACTTTGCAGAAAAGGTTAAGACCGGCGCCTTTGATCTGGAGGGAATCTGGGATAAATCCGACGAGGAGGCCATCGCCAGCCTTGTGTCCTTAAAGGGCATTGGCGTATGGACAGCAGAAATGATTTTACTTTTCTGTATGGAGCGTCAAGATGTTTTCAGCTATGACGATCTGGCCATCAGGCGCGGCCTGCGGATGGTGTACCATCACCGGGAGATTGACAGGGAACGTTTTGAGCGGTACCGCAGGCGCTACAGTCCCTATTGCAGTGTCGCGAGCCTGTACCTTTGGGCCGTAGCAGGCGGCGCGGTTCCCGAGATGAAAGATTATGCGCCAAAGAGAAAGCCTGTTAAAAAGAAAAAGGCTTGTAAAGCCGCAGAATGA